A single window of Vigna unguiculata cultivar IT97K-499-35 chromosome 1, ASM411807v1, whole genome shotgun sequence DNA harbors:
- the LOC114173606 gene encoding monothiol glutaredoxin-S11: MDKVKRLASENGVVIFTKSSCCLCYAVNILFQELGANPLVYEIDHDPEGREIEKALLKLGCNAPVPAVFIAGKLIGSTNEIMSLHLSGSLTRMLKGQPLS, from the coding sequence ATGGACAAGGTGAAGAGGTTGGCCTCTGAAAATGGTGTGGTGATTTTCACGAAGAGCTCTTGTTGCCTCTGCTACGCAGTTAACATTCTGTTTCAAGAACTTGGGGCGAATCCTCTGGTTTATGAGATTGATCATGACCCTGAAGGCAGAGAAATAGAGAAAGCTTTATTAAAGCTAGGGTGCAATGCTCCAGTCCCAGCTGTGTTCATCGCAGGGAAGCTAATTGGATCCACCAATGAAATCATGTCCCTCCACCTAAGCGGTTCACTCACTCGAATGCTGAAAGGCCAGCCTTTGTCTTGA
- the LOC114173599 gene encoding glutaredoxin-C11, with amino-acid sequence MDRVKDLASKKAAVIFTKSSCCMCHSIKQLFYELGASPAVHELDNDSYGREMEWALRGMGCNPSVPAVFIGGKFVGSSKDIISLHVDGSLKQLLMDAKAIWF; translated from the coding sequence ATGGATAGAGTTAAGGACTTGGCATCAAAGAAAGCTGCTGTTATATTCACCAAGAGTTCATGCTGCATGTGTCACAGCATCAAGCAACTGTTCTATGAGCTTGGAGCAAGCCCAGCAGTTCATGAGCTTGACAATGATTCCTATGGGAGGGAAATGGAGTGGGCTTTGAGGGGTATGGGTTGCAACCCTTCAGTCCCAGCAGTGTTCATAGGTGGAAAATTTGTGGGCTCTTCCAAAGATATCATATCCCTCCATGTTGATGGCTCTCTCAAACAATTGCTCATGGATGCAAAAGCCATCTGGTTTTAG